The Oculatellaceae cyanobacterium genomic sequence TTATAGTAAGATGTTTGAAACCTTTATATAAAAATTTAGAAGTTAGCCTTAATCAAGAGGGTGCTGATAACAGTGCCGTCACTATAGCCAATTTCAATCAAATCAATTCAAATAATTCTAAAGACGTAGCATTTAATGATGAAGATAATACCTGTCAGTTTTTACCTTCCTAGTAAATAAAGAATTAATTTGCTAATCTGAAGATTAAGTTTTGTCAACTAAACTCTGAAGTATTTTTCTAACATCAGCCTCTAGTCGGTATCAAATTCCGTCCTAACTAGGCCTAATTTAATTAGGAACAATGTGAGTTATGGGTAAAGGTGTTGGCAAACAGGCAAGTTGAAAGTATATTTATTACATTTGACTGAGCAAATAAAATACTTCTAAGGTATAACCTATTGATTAACAGGCTTTTCACCCTGCGCTCCGCGCTTGGAAGGTATTGCTATATTCCATTTTTCAAATGGGTAAACCCTGTTTATGCTTGAGTTGCTCATTACTGTCGCTGTACTAGATACAATAATGGAGCAAAAATAAAAGTAATATATCAAAACTATTAGTAATAGCCAGATTAATGAACCACCGCACTCTTGACCGCCTGCACTACCGAATCAACAGAAGAAATGAATTGTGAATATTTGTCAGATGACGCTGGTTAAGAGGTTGAGGATATGGACGCTAACGAACTGCTTCGGCGCTATGCAGCAGGGGAAATAAACTTTACTGGTGTCAATTTAAGCGGTGTCAACTTGTTTTGTGCCGACTTGATTGGTGTAGCCTTAGTTGAAGCCGACCTGCATGGTGCCAGCTTAATTTTTGCATACCTCAATCGAGCGAAGCTGTATAAAGCGAATTTAACGGGCGCAAAACTGAGTGGTGCTAATTTGATTCAGGCAGATTTACGGGGTGCAAAGCTGCATGATGCAGACCTGCATGGTGCCAGACTACAAGGAGCAGATTTACGGGGTGCAGACATCACTTTGGCAAATTTACTAGATGCTAACTTGATGGAAACAGATCTGCGTGATACTGATTTAAGCGGTGCAAACCTCACTGGTGCTTGTTTGCGAGGTGCTAACTTACGTGAAGAGAAGAGGCTTTACTGTTCAATTTTACGAGGTGCCAAGCTACATAAAGCCGATTTGCGTGGTGCAAATTTAAGTGGTGCAGATATGGCGAGGGTTGACTTGAGTGGTGCTAACCTTACCGAAGTTAACCTCAGAGGTGTAGATTTAAGCGGAGCTAATCTTAGTCAAGCTAATCTAAAAGGGGCATTTCTCACGGAGGCTAACCTCACACAAGCAAATTTGCGTGGTGCTAATTTAGCTAATGCCAAATTAGAGCGGGTAATTTTAATTAACGGTGATCTTAGGGGTGTAGATCTGCGGGCTGCAACCATGCCTGATATTAAGCTGGCTCAAGCTAACCTCAGTCAAGCTAACCTCAGTCAAGCTAGGTTAAATAGAGCCGATTTGAGTCGGGCAAACCTCAGTCAAGCTAACCTAACCGATGCGGATTTGGTTGATGCTTATCTAGCTAAGGCAGATTTAGAGGGTGCGAATCTGACTAATGCAAATTTAGTTAGGGCAGAAATCAGTAGCGCCCATATAATGGATGCAATCTTTAGGAACGCTACCATGCCTGATGGTAACGTTAACCCTTAGCTATTTCTTTCTTAAAAGTTCACTTACCCTAAGTAATACGCGGGCAAGATGCCCGCACCACCTATGGGGTCATGAAAAAGTAAGTTTTGAGCAATTAAAATAGTGGCAATTTACTGTCCTAAATAAGCTTCAAGAACTTGGGAATTGCTTTGAATTTCCGCAGGAGTACCAGCAGCAAGATTTTGACCTTCTGCTAATACCCAAACGCGATCGCACAAAGACATAATCACATCCATATTGTGTTCAATGATTAAAAAAGTTAAACCTTCACGGTTCCATGACATGATGCGATCGCAAATTTCCTCAATCAACTTGGGATTCACCCCAGCCGCAGGCTCATCTAACAAAATCAGCTTAGGGTTAGTCATTAGCGCCCGTCCCATTTCCAACAGCTTACGCTGCCCTCCAGACAGCGCCCCAGCATAATCTTGTGCCTTGTGCGCTAGTCCCACAGATTCTAAGACAGCCATTGCTCGTTCTCTAATCTGCTTTTCTTCTCGCGCTACTAACTGAGGTTGAAACCATACGCGCCAAAAGTTTTCCCCTGTTTGTTTTTGAGCGCCTAGCATCACATTCTCTACTACAGATAGCCGAGAAAGTACCCGCGCTACCTGGAAAGTACGTACTAAACCCATTTGAGCAATTTGGTAAGGGCGCATATTTTCAATAGGTTCTCCATCAAAAATTACTCGTCCTTTATCTGGATGAATAAAGTTTGATAGCAGATTAAAGAATGTCGTTTTGCCAGCACCATTTGGGCCAATTAAACCTGTAATACTGCCTTTTGGAACTTGAATTTCTGCATTATCTACTGCTTTTAAGCCACCAAAGTTTTTGCAAAGTCCACTGGCAGCTAACAAAGGTGAAGGTTGAGAATTAACAGGTAAAGAGTAATCCAATTTTCTCTCAATATCTGGTGTGGTTTCTAAATTTTGAGGAGTAATTTCTGCTTCAGGTGGAATAGATGAATTATTTACCAAGGGTGAGTTCCTCCTTTTTACCCAAAATACCTTGAGGTCGCCAAATCATCAGTACCATTAAAATTAAACCAATTACCATAATCCGAAATGCGCCTAAACGAGCATCATCAAGCTGCACAATGCTAGGCAGGATAAAGCGAGTTCCAGCATCATACGCCCAGAAGATCACCGCTCCTAACAACGTACCTAAATTATTGCCGCCAC encodes the following:
- a CDS encoding pentapeptide repeat-containing protein is translated as MDANELLRRYAAGEINFTGVNLSGVNLFCADLIGVALVEADLHGASLIFAYLNRAKLYKANLTGAKLSGANLIQADLRGAKLHDADLHGARLQGADLRGADITLANLLDANLMETDLRDTDLSGANLTGACLRGANLREEKRLYCSILRGAKLHKADLRGANLSGADMARVDLSGANLTEVNLRGVDLSGANLSQANLKGAFLTEANLTQANLRGANLANAKLERVILINGDLRGVDLRAATMPDIKLAQANLSQANLSQARLNRADLSRANLSQANLTDADLVDAYLAKADLEGANLTNANLVRAEISSAHIMDAIFRNATMPDGNVNP
- a CDS encoding ABC transporter ATP-binding protein codes for the protein MVNNSSIPPEAEITPQNLETTPDIERKLDYSLPVNSQPSPLLAASGLCKNFGGLKAVDNAEIQVPKGSITGLIGPNGAGKTTFFNLLSNFIHPDKGRVIFDGEPIENMRPYQIAQMGLVRTFQVARVLSRLSVVENVMLGAQKQTGENFWRVWFQPQLVAREEKQIRERAMAVLESVGLAHKAQDYAGALSGGQRKLLEMGRALMTNPKLILLDEPAAGVNPKLIEEICDRIMSWNREGLTFLIIEHNMDVIMSLCDRVWVLAEGQNLAAGTPAEIQSNSQVLEAYLGQ